A stretch of DNA from Ciona intestinalis chromosome 8, KH, whole genome shotgun sequence:
GCACATACACGCTTTAAGTTTAACGTGTTAAAAGGTGCACCAAGCAAAATGCACTGGCACATTAGTTTATAATTATACGGACCTGAACATAATGTTCTTACCCAATTATTGTTTTCACGTAGATTTCCACGTATACCAGTACTGTGAATCCGAGTCTGTATAGCAATTCAGCATGACCCTTCATCGGAATGTACCacttttagtttaataaaaacaaacagaaaccGCGCTGTTCAACGCAATGCATTTCATTGAAAAAAGCAGTAGGGCGTTACGCGTTAATGCTACAGGCAAAACgagaaataaacaattattacaCAAGAGCAAGAATTGTATTTGACTAATCAAGAGTTGGCGGGCGGAATGACAACGTAAAAGCGTGTGGAATaatacggtgggggaagatgggacttctcttcattctattttctcgtgctatttggtagtaaacaaagaacattcaaagaattatgaaaccatatcctcacgactgccatagactgttgttaattgtttaaaacacgatcaggacaattggatattatgtgctgaaggtgtcccatctcaccccacagtactatatacatcaTTCAAATAATATAAGAAATTCAAGTTAACTATATGATAATTAAGTGTTCGGTATATTTCTTCACAAAACAGTTGCTTTCAGTGTAAACCTATGGCATTCCCTTTTCACAGAGTGCATAGTTTTGCATGCTAGTTTGAAAACTAGCACATTTTAGGTCATTCCACTTTCCAGTAGCAGCCCGAAGCTCTGCACAATCCTGACCTGGCCCCCAGTCGTTTGGTTGGCCAGCGGCCCAGTTTGCTTCATACTGAGTAAGCTTTCTGCCATCGGTCCACTGCCATGTACCCTCACTTAAGCTGTCAGTCAAACCAatccaaacatttttatcaagCGGTTTGACGAGATACTCTgaaaaaaaactgtgaaaCACAAGTCgttaaacaataaactgtTTACTAAAATCTAATTTTACAATCTGTCAAAGCAGGGTAGAGTAAGATAGACATATTTTCATGCTCTTTTCTTATGCCATTTGATaggtaatataaaatatttacaaaattattaaaccgtatccttacgactctaaaagagccttattaattgtttaaaacacgatccgaaaatataaaatttaggtTGTATGGGCATcgcatcttacccaacagtaatTCAAATTTAGCTACTTACTTGCTAAAGTTGTTTCGCGGGCCCTCTATAGCCAAGTCGCTAGATAGCGCCAAACATGCGCTCCTCGCTGCAAGCCAGGACGGGAATAATGCTTGCAAAACTTTGTAGGCGTATCCGTTAGATGCCGAAACCCATCCGATATCtaatttttctataaaagAGCATATGCATTTGGTTTGTGTATTTAGTCATGAAAAGTAACttcgttaaaatatataagtagggtggggaaagatgggacacctgtttattctattttctcgtgccatttagtagtaaataaagaaaattcaaagaattatgaaaccgtatcctcacgactccaatagaccgttgttaattgtttaaaacacaatcaggatatttgaatgttgtgtgataaaggtgtcccatttccccccaccatactataagattgtggggtgagatgggataccgtaaGCACTTAAACCCCatatatatttcctgatcgtgttttgaacaattaaaattgATCTTTTATATAGAGTCAGAGTTGCAGGTTTACagttatacaattctgtaaattttctttgtttactaccaaatgggacaagaaaagataatgaaaaaatgtcccttcttaccccgccctatactatatatgtgcGGGTATATATGCGCAGTGTAAAACGACATGTGTGTACAATGGGCAGTGTAAAACGACATGTCCACTAGAATAAGAAccattttcctttttataaGGATAAGAGATATTGTGTACGTTTATAAGGATAAGAGTTATGATAAGAGATATATACAGCTTTATGTGTCTAAATGGTTGCTTACCACTGAGCCTTTGCGTGAGAAAATTAGTGGTATTGCTGATGGAAGATATAGCAGAATCTGTACGCGATGCTCTTGCTTGTAGAACTGACACAGAATTCCGAATATGGTAAGCGGTCTGTTCTGCCAATGCTTTATTACGAGCGACGATTACGAGCATTTGCTGGTGTGCATGTGCTCTTGTGTCTGCCTCGGCATTGGTGCTGGTACGAATGAAGGTTTGTAAACGTGTATGTTCTTCTTCTAGCTTTGCATCGCATTGATTGGAAGCTTGGTCGAGGACCTTCTGCGCcgttttatttatcttactTTTGACTTCTATCATTAGAAAATGGTTTTGGCTTTCAACTATACTGTACACTCCGAGGAGGCTGCGATTGAGAGTTTGCTGATACTGTTTGGTGGCTTCAAGCGTTATATTAGGAAGATTACTCAATCGCGCCAACTCTTGTGAGAGAAACTGCACATCTGACCCTAGTTGAGAATTCGAGTCGTTTAGTTGCGTTACATTCCAACTTAGTTCATCAAAATGTTGCGAAATTCGATTGTTTTGAGATTTGGAGTTGTTCAACGCGTCTGCCAACGTGACAAGTGTATTTCCGTCAGTATTCACCTTGATTTCCATGGCTGATATTCTGTCTTCTAACCATTGAAGTGTAGCAATGTGATGTAAAAACGCTCTTTccagatttttaaatttttgattggTCTCGTTTTTTAGCTTGTTTATGTATTCCTTTATATCCAAGATGTCTGCCACGTACTCTGCgtgttttttatctttatcatCTTTCGGTTGCATTGTTTCGCTTGCACTGCCGCCATCCGCATTTCTCGGCAACGAAAAATTTAGCATAGTCGTGTTGTCTGTTACATTCTTGCAAAAAAGAACaaggtttaaaaacacaatataatagggtgggggaagatgggacaccttttattcgattttctcgtcccatatggcagtaaataaagaacatttaaagaattctacaaccatattctcacgactccgatATAGAcggtcgttaattgtttaaaacacgatcaggatatttggatattatgtgctaaaggtatctcGTCTACCCTCCCCCTAACTATATGTCtctatataaaacattttaccgCAAAATCTTTGGCAACTGTTGAAAtgtagtaaacgggaacgacaaTGATGCTGCACACAGCTACGATGGCAATTACTACGATTATTGTTTCTCTCATAAACCTTCTTGGTTGTctgtaatataattttaaacttaatttgcGCAAAATTAATAGGCACCACAAAAAAACTATAgctttaaatattatacagtagggtaggagaagatgggacaccttcagcacatattatccaaataccttgatcgtgtttagacaataacaacggtctattgaagtcgtgaggatacggtgttataattctttaaatgttctttgtttactaccaaatggaactaaaaaatagaatgaaaatgggTCCCATATCTttcccctccctactatataaaattcGATGCTATCAAACACACCATATACATACAGAAGCAGACTTTAAGTAATATTCCCACCACAAAAACCATATATAGGCTCCAAGCTGCTTGCAAACTTAATCGAAAATTCGCAACAATAGGCTGGGAAATTTTCGCGGTGTTGAACCTACGGATTTAAAGTTTCTTCCTTTTCCATTGGTGCCGGAATTTCCTCTGATCTGGTAAGGTAGGAGACGCTTTCGCTTTTCCTGGAGAAATGCATCTTTGTAGGACTGTTTTATATGAACCGACGTCTAT
This window harbors:
- the LOC104265891 gene encoding CD209 antigen-like; translated protein: MHFSRKSESVSYLTRSEEIPAPMEKEETLNPQPRRFMRETIIVVIAIVAVCSIIVVPVYYISTVAKDFANVTDNTTMLNFSLPRNADGGSASETMQPKDDKDKKHAEYVADILDIKEYINKLKNETNQKFKNLERAFLHHIATLQWLEDRISAMEIKVNTDGNTLVTLADALNNSKSQNNRISQHFDELSWNVTQLNDSNSQLGSDVQFLSQELARLSNLPNITLEATKQYQQTLNRSLLGVYSIVESQNHFLMIEVKSKINKTAQKVLDQASNQCDAKLEEEHTRLQTFIRTSTNAEADTRAHAHQQMLVIVARNKALAEQTAYHIRNSVSVLQARASRTDSAISSISNTTNFLTQRLSEKLDIGWVSASNGYAYKVLQALFPSWLAARSACLALSSDLAIEGPRNNFSNFFSEYLVKPLDKNVWIGLTDSLSEGTWQWTDGRKLTQYEANWAAGQPNDWGPGQDCAELRAATGKWNDLKCASFQTSMQNYALCEKGMP